The Chryseobacterium oranimense genome contains the following window.
GGAAATTTTTGATAATGAAGGAATAGAAAAACTTCAGGAAATTTTAAAAGAACTCGATCCCGAATATTTTGAAGTGGTGGACTTTCACAATCACAGAAGACTTTTAAGGGCTATTGATGTGATCTGGCAAACGAATAAAAAATATTCTGAGCAGATTGCTGTTTCCCAGGATTCCAGGGATTTCAATGTGATTCGCATTGGTATTGAAGCTCCGAGAGAAGAACTTTATGACCGGATCAACAGGAGAGTGGATATGATGATGGAGAAAGGTTTACTGGCAGAAGCGGAAGGTCTTGAACCCTATAAAGATCTTACGGCATTGAAAACTGTAGGTTATTCTGAATTATTTAAATATTTTGAAGGTGAATGGGATCTGGATTTTGCCGTTTCTGAGATCAAGAAAAACAGCCGCAGGTATGCAAAACGTCAGCTAACTTGGTATCGAAAGGCAGATGATATTCATTATTTACCCTTAGGATATTCTCAAAAGGATTTTGAAGATCTTTTGGGATGGATTTCTGTACAATTTCAAAAATAAATATTTCATATTTAACCATTAAGAATCATTGAGTTATTTAAGATAAGCTTTGCTTTCAATGGCATAAGCTTTAAAAACTATTTGGTTTTCTTATTAGACATAATTTCTCTAATAATCTTAATGATTAAAGAAGCTTCAAAATTTAGATCTGCTCGATCTGCTAAATCTGCGAGAGATTATTTTTACGCTCGCAGATTTAGCAGATGGAGCAGATGTTTGTGTTATTTTTGTGTGCTTTATTTTTTGGGTTGGTTTATAAAGAAATAAAAAACGGCCCCTGAAATCAGGGGCCGCATTAAAAACAATATAATTAAAAATTTACTACTTCCAACCGCCGCCAAGCGCTCTGTAAAGATCTACAATGCTGCTCAGCCTTTGTCTTTTTACGGATGCAAGATTCAGTTCAGCCTGCAGGGAATTTCCCTGAGCTATAATCACTTCTAAATAATTGGCCATACCGCCTTTGTAAAGCATTTCGGCACTTTTTATTCCGTTTTTCAATGTGGTTACTTGTTCTGCAGCTTTTTGTTCCTGAACTTTCAGGCTTTCGTTGGAAACTAATGCATCAGAAACTTCGCCTACTGCATTTAATACAGATTGACGGAAAGCCAGAACATTTTTCTCTCTCTGAATTTTAGCTACATTAAGGTCTGTCTTCAACTGTCTTTTCTGGAAAATAGGCTGGGTGATTCCTCCTAATACAGATCCGAACAGTGAGGCTGGGATCTGGAACCAGTTATCGAATTTGAAGGAATTCACTCCTCCGTTGGCTGTAATTTTCAAAGCAGGGTACATATTTGCCTGAGCTATTCCCACCATAGAATTGGATTCTAATAAAACCAGTTCCTGCTGGCGCACATCCGGACGGCGGCTCACCATAGCTGCTGGAAGGCCTGCTGAAATATTCTGTGGTAAAGAAGTATCGGACATTTCAATTGTTCTGTTAATTTTAGTCGGATTTTCGCCTACAAGAATACTTAATGCATTTTCCTGAATGGCGATATTCTGTTCCAGCTGAGTGATCAGAAGTTCTGTAGACTGTTTCTGAGCGGTTGCCTGCTGAACGCCTAAAGAGGTTGTATCACCGCTTTGCCACATCTTTTCAGTGATGGAAAGGGTATTGGTGCTGAGTTCCAGGTTCGCTTTTGCAATCTGAATCTGTCTGTCAAGCATCAATAAATTATAATATCCCTGGGCGATAGCTGCTACCACCTGAGTCTGTACTGCTTTTGTTGCTTCATAGGTCTGCAGATACTGCATTCTTGAAACTTCCTGCTGGTTTTTGATCTTACCCCAGATATCGGCTTCCCATGAAAGGTTGAATGCCGCATTATAGTCTTCAACATGATTTTGACCTAAGAATGAGTTTAAGCTCTTCCCGTTCATGCTGTTTTCTGATGGTTTGGAAATCTGTGCTGAAACTCCGAAACCTACATCAGGATATTGAAGATATTTGGCCTGCTTCAGTTTCTCCTGTGAAGAAGCGACCTGTTTTAAAGCAATCTGAAGATCATAGTTGTTCCTGATTCCTTTCTCAATCAATCCCTGTAGAATAGGATCGCTGAAAAACTGTTTCCATTCCAGGTTGGCGATGCTTGCCGTATCAGCGGTAGCTGTGTACTGGAATTTTTCCGGAAGCTGAAGATCCGGTTCCGAGTATGCCAGTTTGGACACACACGAAACCGAGGCTACAGCCAATATAAAAGTTAGAAAAATATTCTTTATTCTTTTCATAATTTTTTTAAATAAATTTTTAATTGAGTACAAAAACTTTGAGAAGTGGTGCCGCAAATTGTCTTTAGTAGGAGAGACTTTGCTTTTTGAACTATTAAGGATATTGAAGAAACCTTAACCGTTCACAGAAACCTTAATTTTAATATCTCAAAGTTTTGTACATCATTTATTTATTAATGTGCCGCTGCTAAAAGTTCTTCCTGCTGTTTTTTCAGAAGTCTTCTCTTTTTTCTGCTCGG
Protein-coding sequences here:
- a CDS encoding efflux transporter outer membrane subunit translates to MKRIKNIFLTFILAVASVSCVSKLAYSEPDLQLPEKFQYTATADTASIANLEWKQFFSDPILQGLIEKGIRNNYDLQIALKQVASSQEKLKQAKYLQYPDVGFGVSAQISKPSENSMNGKSLNSFLGQNHVEDYNAAFNLSWEADIWGKIKNQQEVSRMQYLQTYEATKAVQTQVVAAIAQGYYNLLMLDRQIQIAKANLELSTNTLSITEKMWQSGDTTSLGVQQATAQKQSTELLITQLEQNIAIQENALSILVGENPTKINRTIEMSDTSLPQNISAGLPAAMVSRRPDVRQQELVLLESNSMVGIAQANMYPALKITANGGVNSFKFDNWFQIPASLFGSVLGGITQPIFQKRQLKTDLNVAKIQREKNVLAFRQSVLNAVGEVSDALVSNESLKVQEQKAAEQVTTLKNGIKSAEMLYKGGMANYLEVIIAQGNSLQAELNLASVKRQRLSSIVDLYRALGGGWK
- the miaA gene encoding tRNA (adenosine(37)-N6)-dimethylallyltransferase MiaA yields the protein MKNLISVVGPTGIGKTRLAIDLANHFNTEIVSCDSRQFFKEMKIGTASPSEEELAEAPHHFIGNLSVQEYYSIGQYEEDALKKLNELFTDHDTVILVGGSMMYEKAVIEGLNDLPEADEANQKKLQEIFDNEGIEKLQEILKELDPEYFEVVDFHNHRRLLRAIDVIWQTNKKYSEQIAVSQDSRDFNVIRIGIEAPREELYDRINRRVDMMMEKGLLAEAEGLEPYKDLTALKTVGYSELFKYFEGEWDLDFAVSEIKKNSRRYAKRQLTWYRKADDIHYLPLGYSQKDFEDLLGWISVQFQK